In the genome of Bradysia coprophila strain Holo2 unplaced genomic scaffold, BU_Bcop_v1 contig_232, whole genome shotgun sequence, one region contains:
- the LOC119075580 gene encoding uncharacterized protein LOC119075580 yields the protein MDVEHYVFPATETTTDSLDNLKKEIEKGSSTDSVLTFKMEVKGNLNENDTEKVKFLSKIIESKSILVSFQSTFDNKCIIYWKTKESKEFLILKLIHGHQLQNCNDMVRDFLILQLKMGHFGLLPKYRGCGGKEITLSIIADANGFNLLMDASEKGNVDVVKYLLKQHVDVSHKANDKCAVDLAWERKHFNVVLELLKANSKFPTDKSFREGLPTAIQNFVDVCDGMHRAINDKDEEKIRNIANDNPRLRHFFNVDSNSSAMDHTLRKGKGHVEIYELLFRLNIYWGPNESAFFHKMPRQTVQDIHNDCSVVSPQSHLFTLISNSRLFIDNIENHFQSIKEAYEILDSIPCIKPILQVVAASQNFNIFFDFNRDTVKLMDPLTVQSANGMFYPEGKLYLAFKEFLHADTKFKAIGVLAHELCHFAMHLVFRNDRKPYAVDDRETEIEFERITKLYNDRNHDEEIIRLVYVYKVDKHHTELIVRVPHIMAHYHRNRDRFGECLNEFDELFTFFNTKTLPAIEKAIPVIEMISSENISYDLLTPELQSKVLLSEVECDRKAVTLMNAQRFDECILQKLTSSQICDILNSKVIKVETDIYVGRQFIDRNIDSPYMKSFINDSDVIDFIHLDKFRSFRDLVTESQISRGIILSDGPGAGKTTSFKQFKFKIKAMYPNFWVFYIDLKQQIDIYKEYQSKKEEEEEIGNTIVKILNFTSDNERLTFLKDFKDSNNSLFLWDGFDEIAESLDYKMFTLNLIRKIKLLGHQQWISTRPQYASEFEMEFSTTAYKLIPFTAENRKENLEMFFELKGLHSEEVSEKIHSIGMFLEKLDSTLITQAFNNPLLLSIAAENSLHENLEDCNVYSMYEKFIFEKVKKLRDKGDVIQNIRDQAIVDGVNITKVHQKSALDSLFSVSSDKYLGRTIRISQLKVLGQDDKMSKNKSSVYGISFVKHDKLKTNSDKLEFVHPTFAEFFVAQFLIKSCFNVNREENDEFDSDWDLNEFDATQIIFLLFSIISKDVIFNFIFDYVNQYSANISVKVSIRQTLKSLVNNEQNIFKNNFSDFQSIMHNLTKLFSFDHEILRYAWTLDLNENLFIFTLKDKIDSFIYTIDLMFGFVYRNFKNVQRKIVYKYCCDHVDSSSFSHIFSTCNRTTNIRHSGQKTIRIRGSLTELNLLWIETENEIKIYFKFEMDILIEIISILRQIPNITDDILAGKHQSGCNLFKFWHHIHHIHHIHGSRHKLVRKLTEFPVIFQVLLNLLRTEFDANIFDELLKRNKFTHFLELIPNKLEVGEIFLNNFEKTLKCVQDSNESEIEQLWSKLEESYTELETRNSFDNRMFLLRIIIKLNLRLCSHIYFEDREFDYGCDDVELIVFELSRRNFKFDCLQEFCSKFDEITRNRKGLLDILLFENAVRYNNPNFLSKVINLKWEIYVTLLTEFQQFICYSRQRKKYFYAKTLEFSCNYAIEKVFFDVYETSQNEKLFPTRELVQMFKLPNLKQFVKYSTLDGCTKFAGIMAKIFRNDKDKLEAMLMGRYNPNFIDYGNRSILAIIRNNPEKLKCFRELLVYAVRENDKDEFPMKPTITNAEFFEKCAEVFNCLMLLEEFMIGDKSIFIFIESANLYLNTKNLRLLTYFALQSKFKEIAINWEILFSDLVRSNFNETVHDDDEIIEQLENCDENIRNTFFDVLVASFVIKLINNLEDDKSDTNQNVLKGNSDENLKSFLIFISSSDSCSNIRKILVHSFEAPSFTLFNKKKIPSEFLKNFPHDLNYNR from the exons ATGGACGTGGAACATTACGTTTTTCCGGCAACCGAAACAACTACCGATTCATTGGATAAtctaaaaaaggaaattgaaaaaggCTCTTCCACCGATTCTGTCTTGACCTTTAAAATGGAAGTGAAAGgaaatttgaacgaaaatgacacggagaaagtgaaatttttatcgaaaattattgaatcgaAATCGATTTTGGTGTCATTCCAATCCACCTTCGACAACAAGTGCATAATTTATTGGAAAACCAAGGAGTCGAAAGAGTTTTTGATCCTGAAACTTATTCATGGCCATCAATTACAAAATTGCAACGATATGGTTCGAGATTTCTTAATACTACAATTGAAAATGGGACATTTCG GTCTCCTGCCTAAATATAGAGGTTGTGGTGGAAAGGAAATCACGCTGAGTATAATTGCCGACGCAAACGGTTTCAATCTTCTCATGGATGCATCGGAAAAAGGAAATGTTGACGTAGTAAAGTACTTATTAAAACAACATGTTGACGTAAGTCATAAAGCTAACGATAAATGTGCCGTCGATTTAGCATGGGAACGGAAACATTTTAATGTCGTTCTCGAGCTGTTAAAAGCAAATTCAAAGTTTCCCACTGATAAATCATTTCGGGAAGGGTTACCAACcgccatacaaaattttgttgacgTCTGTGATGGGATGCATAGGGCAATCAATGATAAAGACGaggaaaaaattcgaaatattgCAAACGATAATCCGCGCCTCCGTCacttttttaacgtggatagTAACAGTTCCGCAATGGATCATACTCTCCGCAAGGGCAAGGGGCACGTCGAAATTTATGAGCTTTTATTTCGATTGAACATTTATTGGGGTCCAAACGAATCTGcgttttttcataaaatgccTCGACAGACTGTTCAGGATATTCACAACGATTGTTCAGTAGTTTCACCTCAAAGTCACTTATTCACATTAATTTCAAACTCGCGCCTGTTTATTGACAATattgaaaaccattttcaatcGATCAAAGAAGCTTATGAAATCCTAGATTCAATTCCATGCATCAAACCGATTCTACAAGTGGTTGCTGCATCACAAaactttaacatttttttcgatttcaatcGAGATACGGTGAAGCTGATGGATCCGCTAACGGTGCAGTCAGCTAATGGAATGTTCTATCCGGAAGGCAAACTTTATCTTgcattcaaagaatttctgcATGCGGACACCAAATTTAAAGCCATCGGAGTGTTGGCGCACGAACTTTGCCACTTTGCAATGCATTTAGTGTTTAGAAATGACAGAAAACCATATGCGGTTGATGATAGGGAAACAGAGATCGAATTTGAACGAATTACGAAACTTTACAATGATCGAAATCATGACGAAGAAATCATTAGATTGGTGTACGTTTACAAAGTCGATAAACATCACACCGAGCTAATTGTCAGAGTTCCTCACATTATGGCTCATTATCATCGAAATCGCGATAGATTTGGGGAATGTCTGAATGAATttgatgaactttttacgttttttaacacaaaaacttTGCCGGCTATAGAGAAAGCTATACCGGTGATCGAAATGATTTCCAGCGAAAATATTAGCTATGATCTGTTAACTCCTGAACTACAATCGAAGGTATTACTCTCCGAGGTAGAATGTGATAGAAAAGCAGTCACATTGATGAACGCTCAAAGGTTTGATGaatgtattttacaaaaattgactTCTAGTCAAATATGCGACATTCTGAATAGTAAAGTGATTAAAGTAGAGACCGACATCTATGTGGGACGACAGTTTATCGACAGAAACATCGATAGTCCATACATGAAATCCTTCATAAATGACAGTGATGTCATCGATTTCATCCATTTGGACAAATTTAGGTCATTCCGTGATCTTGTGACTGAATCACAAATCAGCCGCGGAATAATTCTTTCAGATGGTCCCGGTGCTGGAAAGACAACGTCTTTCaagcaatttaaattcaaaatcaagGCAATGTATCCAAACTTTTGGGTTTTTTACATTGATTTGAAGCAGCAGATTGACATTTACAAAGAATATCaaagtaaaaaagaagaagaagaagaaataggAAATACTATTGTGAAAATCTTAAACTTTACGTCCGATAACGAGAGGTTAACCTTCTTGAAAGATTTCAAAGATTCGAACAATTCACTCTTCTTGTGGGATGGCTTCGACGAAATCGCCGAATCGCTTGattacaaaatgtttacattgaatttgatccgaaaaatcaaattgttagGACATCAACAGTGGATTTCAACAAGGCCACAATATGCTAGTGAGtttgaaatggaattttcgACAACAGCATATAAACTAATCCCGTTCACAGCAGAAAATCGAAAAGAGAATcttgaaatgtttttcgagTTAAAAGGATTACACTCCGAGGAGGTGAGTGAAAAAATCCACAGCATTGGCATGTTTCTGGAGAAATTAGACTCAACACTGATCACGCAAGCTTTCAACAATCCTTTATTACTTTCCATTGCAGCTGAAAATTCATTGCATGAAAACCTAGAGGACTGCAACGTTTATTCAATGtacgaaaaattcatttttgaaaaagtcaaaaagttacGCGATAAAGGTGATGTGATACAAAATATTCGCGACCAAGCTATTGTTGATGGCGTTAATATAACGAAAGTTCATCAGAAATCTGCTCTCGATTCGCTTTTCTCCGTTTCCAGCGACAAATATTTGGGACGAACGATAAGAATATCTCAGCTAAAAGTTCTTGGTCAGGACgacaaaatgtcgaaaaataaaagttccGTTTATGGGATCTCTTTCGTTAAACATGATAAACTCAAGACAAACTCGGATAAACTTGAATTCGTTCATCCAACGTTTGCCGAATTTTTCgttgcgcaatttttaatcaaaagttGTTTCAACGTAAATCGTGAAGAGAATGATGAATTCGACAGCGATTGGGATTTGAATGAGTTTGACGCAACACAAATCATATTTTTACTCTTTTCGATCATTTCGAAGGATGTGATTtttaacttcattttcgaCTACGTAAATCAATATTCGGCAAACATTTCCGTCAAAGTTTCGATTCGACAAACGCTTAAGAGTCTGGTAAACAAcgagcaaaatattttcaaaaataatttctccgATTTCCAATCGATCATGCATAATTTGACGAAACTATTCTCATTCGATCATGAGATACTAAGATACGCTTGGACGCtcgatttgaacgaaaatcttttcattttcacctTAAAGGATAAAATTGACAGTTTCATTTATACAATTGATTTAATGTTTGGCTTTGTCTATCGCAATTTCAAGAACGTacaaaggaaaattgtttacaaGTATTGCTGTGATCACGTTGATTCGTCAAGTTTCAGTCACATTTTTTCTACCTGTAATCGTACGACAAATATACGTCATTCTGGCCAAAAAACCATCAGAATAAGGGGTTCGTTAacagaattgaatttattgtggATCGAAActgaaaacgaaataaaaatttatttcaagttTGAAATGgacattttgatagaaataatttcaattttgcgGCAGATTCCAAATATTACTGACGATATATTAGCTGGCAAACATCAGAGTGGATGCaacttatttaaattttggcaTCATATTCATCATATTCATCATATTCATGGATCACGTCACAAGCTCGTTCGAAAATTGACCGAATTTCCGGTAATATTTCAAGTGTTGCTCAATTTACTTAGAACTGAGTTTGATGCGAACATTTTCGATGAACttttgaaacgaaataaattcacACATTTCCTGGAGTTGATTCCCAACAAATTAGAGGTTGGTGAGATctttttgaacaatttcgaaaaaacTCTCAAATGCGTTCAAGATTCGAATGAATCTGAAATCGAACAACTTTGGAGTAAACTTGAAGAAAGTTATACAGAGTTGGAAACAAGGAACAGTTTTGATAATAGAATGTTTCTCCTTcgaattataattaaattgaacCTAAGACTTTGTAGTCACATTTATTTCGAAGATCGTGAGTTCGACTATGGATGCGATGATGTTGAGCTGATTGTTTTCGAGCTATcgagaagaaattttaaattcgattGCTTACAGGAGTTTTGTTCAAAGTTTGATGAGATTACAAGAAACAGGAAGGGTCTCTTAGACATTTTACTGTTTGAAAATGCCGTTCGCTATAATAATCctaattttttgtcgaaagtcataaatttaaagtgGGAAATCTACGTCACTTTACTAACCGAATTTCAGCAGTTCATTTGCTATTCACGTCAACGTAAGAAATACTTTTACGCAAAAACTCTAGAATTTTCATGCAACTATGCGATCGAAAAGGTTTTCTTCGATGTGTATGaaacttcacaaaatgaaaaactattcCCCACTCGTGAGCTAGTTCAGATGTTTAAATTAcctaatttgaaacaattCGTCAAATATTCGACTTTGGATGGTTGCACTAAATTTGCAGGAATCATGGCCAAAATATTTCGCAATGATAAGGACAAATTAGAAGCAATGCTTATGGGGAGATATAATCCAAATTTTATAGATTATGGAAACAGGTCGATTTTAGCAATTATTAGAAATAATCCTGAAAAGCTGAAATGTTTTAGGGAGCTTCTAGTTTATGCAGTCCGGGAAAACGATAAAGATGAATTTCCAATGAAGCCGACTATCACCAAtgcagaattttttgaaaaatgtgcagAAGTTTTCAACTGTTTGATGCTTTTGGAGGAATTTATGATTGGCGATaaaagtattttcatttttatagaaTCAGCAAATCTctatttaaatacaaaaaatctacGGCTATTGACTTATTTTGCTCTCCAATCAAAGTTTAAAGAGATTGCAATCAATTGGGAAATTCTATTCAGTGACCTTGTTCGGTctaatttcaatgaaactgTTCATGACGATGATGAGATCATTGaacaattggaaaattgtGACGAAAACAttcgaaatacatttttcgatGTTCTTGTCGCTAGCTTCgtaattaaattgattaataATTTGGAAGATGACAAATCCGAcacaaatcaaaatgttttgaaaggaaattctgatgaaaatctaaaatcttttttaattttcatatcgTCCAGCGATAGTTGCTCGAATATTCGAAAGATATTGGTACATTCGTTTGAGGCACCATCGTTTACGCTATTcaataagaagaaaattccatcggaatttctcaaaaattttcctCATG